Proteins from a single region of Manis javanica isolate MJ-LG chromosome 5, MJ_LKY, whole genome shotgun sequence:
- the LOC140849691 gene encoding uncharacterized protein, protein MAPHGSQARVRRQGREAAAGGAPARGAGAGGRGRVAGGRHRGWYLSQPSSRAQPGGGLGRRGAKRAAPGPSPPFPPSRVAVSPGAGQSYDPAGPPGEAGPGRGRRHGEAGAAGGQGDRGPGGDPGRDQGAGSAPGPPPPPLGPGEPLHGARGTPVLRGAAAADPPGGLGLSPGPERGLREDHARRPAGRSMAHGPGALMLKCVVVGDGAVGKTCLLMSYANDAFPEEYVPTVFDHYAVSVSVGGKQYLLGPYDTARQEDYDRLRPLSHPMTDVFLICFSVELRLISEMTPKTLARLNDMKEKPV, encoded by the exons ATGGCACCACATG GGAGTCAAGCTAGGGTGCGCAGGCAGGGCCGCGAGGCGGCTGCGGGCGGGGCACCGGCGCGGGGCGCAGGGGCCGGCGGGCGGGGGCGCGTGGCGGGCGGCCGGCACCGGGGGTGGTACCTCAGCCAGCCCTCCTCCCGGGCTCAACCGGGAGGGGGCCTGGGCCGACGCGGGGCGAAGAGAGCCGCGCCTGGCCCCTCCCCTCCGTTTCCCCCCTCCAGAGTTGCTGTCTCCCCCGGGGCCGGACAGTCTTATGATCCAGCGGGTCCTCCTGGGGAGGCCGGGCCGGGGAGAGGGCGCCGGCACGGAGAGGCGGGAGCAGCAGGCGGGCAAGGCGACCGGGGTCCGGGCGGGGATCCAGGCAGGGACCAAGGCGCAGGCAGCGCCCCGGGCCCGCCACCCCCTCCTCTCGGGCCGGGGGAGCCGCTGCATGGGGCCAGGGGGACGCCCGTGCTGCGCGGAGCGGCGGCGGCGGACcccccaggagggctggggtTGAGCCCGGGTCCGGAGCGGGGGCTCCGGGAGGACCATGCCCGGAGGCCGGCGGGCCGCAGCATGGCTCACGGGCCCGGCGCGCTGATGCTCAAGTGCGTGGTGGTCGGCGACGGGGCGGTGGGCAAGACGTGCCTACTCATGAGCTATGCCAACGACGCCTTTCCGGAGGAGTACGTGCCCACCGTCTTCGACCACTACGCAGTCAGCGTCTCCGTGGGGGGCAAGCAGTACCTCCTGGGACCATACGACACGGCCCGACAGGAAGACTATGATCGTCTGAGGCCTTTATCTCATCCAATGACTGATGTCTTCCTTATATGCTTCTCTGTG GAACTCAGACTGATCTCCGAGATGACCCCCAAAACTTTAGCAAGACTGAATGATATGAAAGAAAAACCTGTATGA